A single region of the Chionomys nivalis chromosome 5, mChiNiv1.1, whole genome shotgun sequence genome encodes:
- the Rgs21 gene encoding regulator of G-protein signaling 21 isoform X2 yields MPVKSPTTETMAWSENMDSLLANQAGLDAFRTFLKSEFSEENVEFWLACEDFKKTECREKIASKAKMIYSEFIVADAPKEINIDFSTRDLISRNIAEPTPKCFDEAQKLIYSLMAKDSFPRFLKSEIYKKLVNSQQVGNHKRWLPFL; encoded by the exons ATGCCAGTGAA GTCTCCAACTACGGAAACAATGGCATGGTCTGAAAACATGGACTCACTCTTAGCTAACCAAG CTGGTTTGGATGCTTTTAGAACATTTCTAAAATCGGAATTTAGTGAAGAGAATGTTGAGTTCTGGCTTGCTTGTGAAGACTTCAAGAAAACAGAATGTAGAGAAAAGATTGCTTCCAAAGCCAAGATGATTTACTCTGAATTCATTGTAGCTGATGCACCAAAAGAG ATTAATATTGACTTCAGTACCAGAGACCTCATCTCAAGGAATATTGCTGAACCAACTCCAAAATGCTTTGATGAGGCTCAGAAATTAATTTATAGTCTCATGGCCAAGGATTCATTTCCTCGTTTTCTAAAGTCAGAAATTTATAAGAAGCTGGTAAATAGCCAACAGGTTGGAAATCATAAAAGATGGCTGCCTTTCCTGTGA
- the Rgs21 gene encoding regulator of G-protein signaling 21 isoform X1, with the protein MPVKCCFYRSPTTETMAWSENMDSLLANQAGLDAFRTFLKSEFSEENVEFWLACEDFKKTECREKIASKAKMIYSEFIVADAPKEINIDFSTRDLISRNIAEPTPKCFDEAQKLIYSLMAKDSFPRFLKSEIYKKLVNSQQVGNHKRWLPFL; encoded by the exons ATGCCAGTGAA ATGTTGTTTCTACAGGTCTCCAACTACGGAAACAATGGCATGGTCTGAAAACATGGACTCACTCTTAGCTAACCAAG CTGGTTTGGATGCTTTTAGAACATTTCTAAAATCGGAATTTAGTGAAGAGAATGTTGAGTTCTGGCTTGCTTGTGAAGACTTCAAGAAAACAGAATGTAGAGAAAAGATTGCTTCCAAAGCCAAGATGATTTACTCTGAATTCATTGTAGCTGATGCACCAAAAGAG ATTAATATTGACTTCAGTACCAGAGACCTCATCTCAAGGAATATTGCTGAACCAACTCCAAAATGCTTTGATGAGGCTCAGAAATTAATTTATAGTCTCATGGCCAAGGATTCATTTCCTCGTTTTCTAAAGTCAGAAATTTATAAGAAGCTGGTAAATAGCCAACAGGTTGGAAATCATAAAAGATGGCTGCCTTTCCTGTGA